The genomic stretch GAGGCAATTTCTGAAGGAGCAATGGCACTCTTTGGGGAAAAATATGGGGATGAAGTTCGCGTTGTTTCTATGGGGGCGCCACTTGAACAGGGCGGATTAAAAAAGCATTGGTCAATTGAGCTTTGTGGAGGGACACATGTGGAAAGAACAGGCGATATTGGCTTGATTCATATTGTTTCTGAAAGTTCTGTTTCAGCTGGAGTGCGGCGTATTGAAGCTTTAACAGGTGCCGCAGCGCGTCTTTATCTTAGCCGCCAAGATGTACGTATCCGTGAAATTGCCGATCTTTTAAAAACTTCTTCTTCTGATTTAGAAGAACGGGTGAGAGTTTTGCTTGATGATCGTCGTAAACTTGAAAAAGAGTTGAATAATGTGCGTAAGAAAATGGTATTGAGTGGGGGAATAACAGAAAGAGGTCAAAGTGATATTACTATCATCAATGAACTTTCTTTTATGGGACGTGTTGTAAATAATATTCCACCACGGGATCTTAAAGCGCTCGTTGATTCTGGGAAAAAACAGATTGGGTCTGGGGTCGTTGCTTTTATCACTATTTCAGAGGATGGCAAGGGGAGTGCTGTTGTTGGTGTCACCGATGATTTAACGGATAAGTTAAACGCTGTTGATCTCGTTCGTGTTCTTTCTGGTGTGCTTGGTGGGAAAGGTGGTGGTGGGCGTTCTGATATGGCGCAGGCTGGTGGTCCTGACGGGAACAAAGCTAATGAAGCCTTTGCAGCACTAAAAGATTTTCTAGAAAAATTTAAAAAGTAGAAAATTTCCTTATCGGTTTTTTTTTACATTGGTGTGTTGGAAGAGCGTTTAAGAATTACGAATATTTGTCTGGTGTGGTGTATTGGCTGAAATGCAGATACCGTCTCATTGAGAGAGAGATAAAATCGTAAAGATAAAAAAGGGGGGCGTTAGCAAGATTGTGTTGTGCTTCATGCTTTTGTTTATGATGTAGACGAACCATATCTTTCATAAAAGAAAGTATTTATTCTATTGATTTTAAAAGAAAAATCTCTATCTCTTTTTCAAAAGAGGAATTGTGAAGAGGATAACGCAGGATTTAGTGCATAACAGTTTTTTTAAGCTTATGAAATTATAAGCTAATTATTTTTTTGCTTTCAGATTGCTTAAATTATTGTTCGCTCTTCATAAGAGGTTCGTTTTTTAGAGCCGTTTTATTGGTTCCCTTTGCGGCTCATGTGTAAGAGAACAGATTTTTCTTGCAAGTTATGGAACGTAAATTAATCATATAAATCAGATAAATACAGCATAAACTAAATATTTATATTAATTCAAGTTTTTCTCTGTGCATTTGCTGCATTTAAAATAGATTATGGCATTCTTAGAAATTTTTGCTTACCCATGAACAGAGCATTTTTGCAATGTTTTGCATTGAGAGGTTTTTTGCATAAGATTTATGAAGAGTGTGATTTTTATGATGCTATGGCTTCATGTAAGGAGATGACGTTTTCATTTTCTCCTTCTCTTTCTCTTTCTGATGGTGTGAGTGTTAAACCGCTTGCTTTTAAAAATTTAGAGAAACGGCCTCCTTTATCGATCAATTCTTGAAAGTGTCCCTTTTCAATTAAGTACCCTTGTTCCAGAAAGAGTATCACATCAGCATTGCGTACTGTTGAGAGGCGATGTGCTATAATGAAAGTGGTGCGGTTATGGCTTATGCAATCAAGAGCATCTTTGACACGTGCTTCTGTTTCAACATCAAGAGCACTTGTTGCTTCATCGAGAATGAGAATGGGGGCATTTTTTAAAACAGCACGTGCAATTGCTAAGCGTTGTTTTTCTCCACCTGATAATTGAGATCCTCGTTCGCCCACTATTGTGTTATAACAATCAGCTTTTTTTAGAATAAAATCGTGAGCTTCTGCTATTTTTGCTGCTTCACAAAGTTCTTCGTTTGTTGCATTTTCTTTTCCTATTGAGATATTATCACGAATACTACGGTTGAAGAGACCAGCATCTTGAAAAACTGTTGCTAGAGATTGGCGTAAAGATTCGCGATTGATCGAGCTTATGTTTATTCCATCAATGGAGATATGCCCAAAAGTAGGGTCATATATGCGCTGCAACAGATTGATTAATGTTGTCTTTCCAGCCCCTGTTGGTCCTACAATCGCAATCGTTTGTCCTGCTTTCACTTCAAAGGAAATGTCAAAAATACCTTGAGAAGAATTTGGGAATTTATAAGTAACGTGATGAAATTGTATGCTACCCTTAACATTTGAGAGGGAAGGGAGATTTTGCGATTCGTTGATAGGGAAGGTTGAGTCTTCCATTTCAAAAAATTCTTGCAGTTTTGCTTGTGAGGATATTGCACAATGAATAAAATTGCTCATTTGATCGAGACGGCTAATCATAAGTTGTGCAAATCCAACAAAAGAAACGACTTCACCTACCCTTAATTGATCTCTTGCAACAAAAAAAGCTCCAAGGAGAAGAACACAAACGATTGAAACTGTTGAAGCCATTCTATTTAAGCCACTGGCGAGCGCCCACCAATTGAGAACAGGATTTTGTGCTTTAAGAAGGTCATTTGTATGTTGGTACAGTATGGATGTTTCTTCTTTTATTCGATTATAACTTTGTACAATAGAAACATTAGAGATTGAATCACTAACATGTTTAAAAAGGTTATGATGATAGCATTCTACAGCGGCTTGTCCGTCTTTTGTTTTTCGCATCACTAAACGGGCAATTAAGAGATAGATGATGGCAAGTACAACTAAGACTATTGAAAGACGCCAATTCATGTTAAAGGCTGTGGGGATGAGAACCAATAAGGCGACAAGTGTTGAAAGATGTTGACGCATAAAATCAAGCCATATGGTTGACATGGCGTCTATTGCACGCAAAAGTGTATGGAGTGCGTTGGACGTTCCGCGTTGTTGATGCCAAATTAAAGGCATGGCAATGATACGTTCAAAAGATTCTGTTAAAACCGTTAAACGGAGTCTATGGGCTAAACGGTCCGCACCACGAGCAACAAGGACATAAGCGATGATATGGGAAAGGCCAAAACAAACCCAAATGGCAAGGGTAGGGATGATTCCTGATTTTTCTGTAATGGAATCAATAACGTGTCCAAATAAAATAGGTTCTGCGATGGTGATAATCGCTAACATAACATTAGCGTTACAGATTAAAAGAGATGCATTTTTTTCTCTGTTTAGGCAACTGAGAACACGTGCATAGGTTTTGAATAAGGACACTATTAATGATCTCCATTCGCTGTTAAGCGTAAAGGCTACTGATTTTTATAAACTCAAATTTCTAACTAATAAAAATTGAACGTTAAGAAAAGGCAATTTTGGATACTCATTGTAATATGGTGTGATAACGCCAATGAAAATATGAATTTTTGTGTTCATAAGGGTGAAAAAATAGATCAATAAAATTATCAGGAAAAAAATATTAGATAGGGAAAATTATCAGGTAAGGGAACTTTCATGGCAGGTGTCGAAATAAAAAAGGTTGAGACAGATGAGAATGGAATGCGTTTAGACCGTTGGTTTAAAGTGCATTATCCAGGACTTGGGTTTGGAGCTTTACAAAAATTGTTGCGTTCTGGTCAGATACGGGTTGATGGTGGACGTGTTAAAGCTGATACGCGTCTTTGTATGGGACAGTCTGTTCGTGTTCCACCTCTCCCTCTTGATGATACGATAAATCTTCCAATAACAGATAAAACACTTCGTGGGCAGAATGATGGGACCATTTTGAAAAAAATGCTGCTTTATGAAGATCCAAAGGTCTTTGTTTTTAACAAACCAGCAGGTCTCGCTGTACAAGGTGGCTCTGGTTTAACACGTCATATAGACAGTATGCTTGAGGTGTGGCGCAATAAAAAAGGTGAAAAGCCGCGTTTAGTTCATCGCCTTGATCGCGAGACATCAGGAGTGCTTATTGTTGCCCGCTCTAGGGGAGCTGCACAGGCCTTAACAGCTGCTTTTAGAGAGCGAGAAACAAAAAAGACTTATTGGGCGTTGGTCCGGGGTGTTCCTAAAAAAAAACAGGACAAAATCTCGACATGGATGGTTAAGGAGATGACAGCACAAGGTGATAAAATGCGTGTTTGTGACCATGGGGCACCCGATTCACATCATGCTGTTTCCTACTACCGCGTTTTAGAGTCGCGTGGACGGGCTCTTTCGTGGCTTGAAATGGAACCTTATACGGGGAGAACACATCAGCTCCGTGTGCATGCTGCCCATATGGATCATCCTATCATTGGCGATTCAAAGTATTTTTTTTCTGATAGTAATTGGACATTACCAGGAGGAATTCAAAACCGCCTTCACCTTCATGCACGTCGTATTCGTATTCCTCATCCTTCAGGTGGTATATTGGATATTGTTGCACCTTTACCACCCCATATGGTCCAAAGTTTTAATCTTTTGTCTTTTAATGAGCGTGACGCTGAAACAGAATAAAAAACTTCATTTGTGTTTTTTTGATTGATGCAAATTTTGTCTATAAATTTGATTAAGATGGATAGGGCATCATTAGAAGAGAGCTTTAGTAATCGCTAAGAGAAAATGGTGTTTTTGCATGATGAATTTTCTTTCTACAGTTCTTTATCCATATTGATTGTATTGTTATTTCTAGATAAGGTGTATCTTTAATAATCTTGGGCTTATGAAGCTGTTCCTTTGAATTATCTACAGAGGTCATATATTGGGGAGAGGTGTCTGTTGAGGAAGATGAATGAGATAAAATCTGAAGGATATTGACTGAAAAAGTAACGGCAATTTTTGATTTTTTCATGGGAAATAATTGAATCCTTTTACAGGAATTCTTAAGGGAGCAGCATCTCGAAAAAATTCTTGTTTTCAAGCAGGTTTGTTCTGTTATCTGTGTGGTGTGAATACTTATTATAGATTTATGGTTTATATCTTTGTCTACACAATGAGAATTTATGAGCAAAGTGCTTCTTTCAATTACAATATTTTTCTGTTTACTTCATTTATCTGAATTTATTCGAAAGATTATCTTTCACAAGAGAAGAAACAAGTTTTTAGTAGCTTAATGCTTCATTGAAGATTTATCACATTGAAGATGCCATACTAAAAATTGGCGATTAAAGTGTCAGCTGCTTTTTATTGCTCTAAGGAGAGGGGGGATTTTAGCAGTGAACAAAACTAGATATTCAGAGATTATGGGAATGTTCCAAGAGGGGCTAAGTTGAAATGAGGAGGACTGATGGGATCATTATTGATTGATGTTAATAACGTCTCAAAAATATACCGCAGCATAGACAGAGGAACTGGTGTTACAAACAAAATTCTTTCTCTCTTTAAGCCTGTATATACAAATTATCACGTGCTGAAAGATATTAGTTTTACTCTGTTTTCAGGACAATCTCTTGCTATCCTTGGAGCGAATGGGGCAGGTAAATCGACACTGATTAAAATACTTTCTGGTATACAAGCCGTTGATAAGGGGAGTGTTAAAGTCCTAGGATCTAATCCCTATAAAACTAAGAAAGATCTGTTTAAGCAGTTGGGTGTGGTCTTTGGTCATAAGAGTTGTTTATGGTGGGATTTACCACTACGTTACAGTTTGGATATGATTCAACCATTATATGGTCTTGAACGGGCCTCTTTTATCCGCGATCTTAAAGAGATTACAGAATTGCTAGGACTTGAGCCTATCATGGATAAGCCAGTGCGGATGCTGAGTTTGGGTGAGAGGGTCAAAAGTGAATTGGCTTTTAATTTATCGTTTAGACCTAAATTGTTGTTCTTAGATGAGCCAAGTATTGGTCTTGATATTACTTCTAAGCACAAAATCAGGGAACTGCTTACAAAACTCAAAAAAGAGCGAGGTATGGGATACATCATCACAAGTCATGATATGGGGGATATTGATGGCTACGTTGATGATATTCTTCTATTGCATAAAGGAAAAAAACAATTTTACGGTGATCTTAATACCTTTAAAAATATGCTTCCTTCTTTGGTGCGCGTGACATTTTTTTTGTGAACATTTGCAAGCGCTTTCTGCTGCTGTAAAGAGAATGGATGAACTTTCGTTAAAATTGTCTGCGCCTTTAAAAGATAAAAAACTGAACAATGAAGAGTGCTCACTGGAGATTTCGTTGTCCCGTGGAGATTATTCATATTTCATACGGGAAATGACAACTCAATTCAACGGTACATTCTCTGTGTCTACTCCCTCACTTGAAGAGATGCTTCGTGTTAAATTTAAAGAATTTACTTAATCATTGTTTTGGCATGTTTTTCTATGCAAGGAATGGATTACTCACTGTTCTAAGTGATAGAGCCATGTTTTTTACGGATATTGTTATTGGGACACTTTCGCCATTTATTATTCAACTTCTATTATGGAATGCACTTTTTTCTGATACGGTCAACACCATAAATGGCTTTAGCTTTTATGATATGATGTATTATTACGCATTTGCTTTAGTCTTAGGACGCTTAAATAACGGTTATAATGTGATTAAGTTTTTTTCTCATCACGTTAAAGAAGGTCAATTAGAAGTCTATCTCACAAAGCCATTCCAATATATGACACAAATGCTTTTTACCTTTTTGGGTGAGAGCGTATTATATAGCATCCCGTTGTTGGCTCTTTTTGTTGTAAAGCTTGTTTTATCCTATGAAAATATTTGGGGATTGGTTATCACTTTTCTGTTCTTTTTTCTGGTTGTTATTCTATCACAATTGCTTTGTTTTTTACTTTCTTTTGGAATTGCCTTATTAAGTTTTTGGGTGATTGAGTACAATATATTACTTTCATTGAGTATTCTCAGTTCGGCGCTTCTTGGGGGTGTTCTTTTACCACCATCTTTTTGGCCGGTGTGGCTTATTCCGCTTATGCAATTTAATCCTTATCGTTTTATGATATCAGCGCCTGCCGAATTTTTCTCGACACAAAATTTAGCGTTGTTTCAGCAGTTTATTTTCGGAAGTTTTGCTTATATTTTGTGTCTTTTATTCTTAATTCATATTGCTTGGAATAAAGGAATGAAAGCCTATAATGGAGCAGGTGGTTGAGATGAAAATAATCCTTCATTTTATCAGCTTGAATATCCGCCGACAGATTGTTTACGGTAAGAATTTGACGGGAGAGTTTATTCTTTCTTTGTGTTATTATTTTATTCAATTCATATTTATTGATAGAATAGCTTCTTTTTCAGGAAGAATTGGTAACTATAGCAGAGATGAGCTTCATCTTATCTTTGTTGTTTTTGTTTTACTTGGGATATTTTTGAATATTTTCACTCATTCTATTGAAACGTTTTTTGAAAAAGTAGCGGATGGTAAAATTGAGCCATACTTGATAAAGCCTGTTTCAATTGGGTTGTTGATGTTGTTTGGTTGGTGTAAACCACTTAATCTGATCAAGCTATTTGTTCTGTATGTGAGTGCCTATTTATTCGTATCATTACCGGATATGTCTGATCTTAAGCATAGATGGATCTCTTTTATTGTTGCAATATTTTGTGTTTTTATCGTCAATATTTGTTTTTTCATGATGTTTAATTTTATAACATTTGTTACCAGTCGTAAAATGCCTGTCGAATATTTTCATGAAATGATTTACGAGCTTTCATTTGTCCCAATAGCAATTTATCCCTTAAATCTTGTAAAATGGCTTTTGTTTATGCTTCCCATGGCTTTTTCTGCTTCTTTGCCTGTGTCCCTGTTGCTTGGTAAAGGCGAATGGGATATTGAATATCTTCTGTTGAGCGCTTTTCTTTCCATTGCTATGACTTTCATAAGTTATAAGAAAACAATTCGTCAATTTAATGGATTAGGGGGATGAGATGAACGTTAGCCTGATTATAAAAATAAAAAATTGAGTGAATAATTTTATTGTGCCATAAATTATCGTTATTTATGCCGGCGATATAAGGCATATAAAATTTGCACATGAGGCTTTTTGTTAGATACATTGACGCGTGAGATCGGCTGTGTTTCCATAGCTGTGAGCAAAGAATTTATAAAAGAAATCAGAGAGTTGAATTGCTTGGTTTTAGATCAATTTTGGTTTGAGTTTAGATGGCAGCTTGATGACAAAAACCAATGATAAGATGGTGTCAAGATTACTTCATAATACGGCTGGATTTGTTCTTGTTGCGGTTATGTTACTAAAAAATTGTCAAAGACGGGTGATTTTTACATGGGCAGAATGTGGTTATTCGTGTGGATTTTATTCGTGCAATATATTGTTATGTTGGTGATTTTTTTCTTAAATAATAAGAAAATTGACTGAGTAAAGTTTCTAAGTCGCCTGATAGAAAGGGCAAGATGCGGTCGATAATCGCCTGAAAAATAAGCTAGAAAGCACAAAACAATAGTAACTAGCTTGAGTTCAATATCATCATAAATATATTTCTAGAGTTTCTTGTAAATCAAGAGAAGAGTCCTAATTTTTCGTACGCATGGCTCATTTGATTTTATGATTTTGTTTAAGATAAAGAGAGCTTAATGTGCTATATCTTAACAGTATTATTATTCAATTAAAATATACATTTTGTATAAATATAATACAAACATAATGTGTTTGTTGTTTATATGGTGTTTTTATTTTAATTTAAAATTATATTTGATATTGCTATAAGCACGTGATACCTGCTTAATTGTATCAATATGATACGTTATTTTTAATAAGAGAAGAAGTAAAATGGGGAATTCAAGCTCATCACCTGATTCAGGTAATTCATGTCGTTCTGCGGGTTATTGGGATGCAATGAAAACGGCAGGACAAACAGGAGCAGCGATAATGGCGCCTGTTGGGGCGGTTGGAGGCGCTATACTTAGAGGGTTGGCAGGAGTGGCTGCGACAGTTGCAACAGGGGGGGCAGCTGCACCGACAATCTTGGGGACTGCTGAAGCGGGTATGGCACTAGGTGCATTGGGTGGTACAATAAATGGCGCTGTGATGGGGGGAGCTTTTGGAGCTGTGCATCATCTTTATAATTGTGTACGATAATTTATAGAATATCTGAAATATATCTCTGGAATCATAATAATTTTGTAGATATGTTAATAAAAAACACGTCTACAAATATTTGTAGGATAGTTTTCAATGATATGTTATTTATAATTCTCTATATTTTAATTCAGAAATTTTAAGTGTTATGGATATTTTAAATAATATTAATATTATTCATGATTTACTTGTATCGATATGTGAGCTGCTTATATGTATATCTTTATTTAAATTATATTATTGATCTCAAGAGCATAGTAAAAATAATATTATAAAAAAATCATCAATAACCGTCATTTCATTTTTTATAGTATTCTTTTTATTATTTTGTTTTATTAATTTTTATATAAAAAATAATACTTTTATATTTCTGTAGTATATATATTATTTATAATGAGAAATAAATTTTTATTTTTTTATTTGTTAATTTAATATATATAAATATATTTTATTATAGTATTAACTTTTAAATAATTAAAATGATAAATTTATGCATTAAAAATAAATTGTATTTATTGATATTATTTAAGCATTTTAGTTTCTAATTGTTATGGTGGATATTATTAATGTGGATGGATTTTTTTTAAGTTATTATAAAATCATTGCATTAAATACTTATTTTTATTACTATTATATATTCATTTATATTGTACTATGAATCTAAAGGTTTCAGTAAAATATAAACTAAGAAAAATTTATTATCATTCGTAAAATTATATTTATGCTGATATTATCTGTTATAAGATTATTATATTTTATCAATTTAAATTTATTTAATACTATATTATTTATGAAATAAAATTTTACTTGGTTTATTTATATTAAATTTTTATTAATTATTTATAATTTTATTTAACGGTTTTTCTATAGAGCTTATGAGACATGTTATTAATAAAACTATGTTTTTAATTTTGGCTAAAGAAATAAAGAGAAAAATAAATTCAGACAGCTTCTTTTTCAATAAACAAAAATAATGCGTTCATTTGATGTTGTAAAATAAACTGATAACGATCATATTTTTTTAATTAACAGTGATAAAAATATGATTTGTGATATAGAGATTGAGAACTTTTTTTGCCTATCATTCATATCTCCCTACCAAATTTTCTAAAAATTATATAAAGAAGAGAGAATCAATGCTGTTAAGTTATTAGCATTTATAATGAGCTTTTTTCCAGTGTTGTCATTGCTTTTGCATTTAAGCAATGCATTAATAGCATAGGTGATTCATTCTAAAGTTTTATTTAAAATTCATAGATAAGTTCTATTTTGATTTGTTATTGCATAGCTCGTATTGATGTATAACAAAAAACGTTTGAGACAATATACGATCACAAAAATAAATTTTTGATTGGGCATATAAACTACCGATTGTTTATAGATCAAAAAAATCTATGCGTATTAAAGTTACGTAATTTTTTTCTCTTCAAAATGTGCATTTGAGTTAAATTTTGTGATTGATAGCTTTTCTACGATGAAAATATGGATATCATTTGATATCCACGAATTTTATATATTCATCTAAAAAATATACGATAAAAATTTTACGGCTATGGTGGATTTTATTTTTATAAACTGAAGAAATATAATGCATGGCATTACAAATATTTGCGATAATTTTATTCGGTATTGTTGAGATTTTTATGGTTTACATTTTTATCATTTTATTTTGTCTTTGGTAGGGAGAGAATGTGTATATTCATTATCTGTTTTATCTTAAAAGCGTCGAGCTA from Bartonella kosoyi encodes the following:
- a CDS encoding glucan ABC transporter ATP-binding protein/ permease; this encodes MSLFKTYARVLSCLNREKNASLLICNANVMLAIITIAEPILFGHVIDSITEKSGIIPTLAIWVCFGLSHIIAYVLVARGADRLAHRLRLTVLTESFERIIAMPLIWHQQRGTSNALHTLLRAIDAMSTIWLDFMRQHLSTLVALLVLIPTAFNMNWRLSIVLVVLAIIYLLIARLVMRKTKDGQAAVECYHHNLFKHVSDSISNVSIVQSYNRIKEETSILYQHTNDLLKAQNPVLNWWALASGLNRMASTVSIVCVLLLGAFFVARDQLRVGEVVSFVGFAQLMISRLDQMSNFIHCAISSQAKLQEFFEMEDSTFPINESQNLPSLSNVKGSIQFHHVTYKFPNSSQGIFDISFEVKAGQTIAIVGPTGAGKTTLINLLQRIYDPTFGHISIDGINISSINRESLRQSLATVFQDAGLFNRSIRDNISIGKENATNEELCEAAKIAEAHDFILKKADCYNTIVGERGSQLSGGEKQRLAIARAVLKNAPILILDEATSALDVETEARVKDALDCISHNRTTFIIAHRLSTVRNADVILFLEQGYLIEKGHFQELIDKGGRFSKFLKASGLTLTPSEREREGENENVISLHEAIAS
- a CDS encoding RluA family pseudouridine synthase, with amino-acid sequence MAGVEIKKVETDENGMRLDRWFKVHYPGLGFGALQKLLRSGQIRVDGGRVKADTRLCMGQSVRVPPLPLDDTINLPITDKTLRGQNDGTILKKMLLYEDPKVFVFNKPAGLAVQGGSGLTRHIDSMLEVWRNKKGEKPRLVHRLDRETSGVLIVARSRGAAQALTAAFRERETKKTYWALVRGVPKKKQDKISTWMVKEMTAQGDKMRVCDHGAPDSHHAVSYYRVLESRGRALSWLEMEPYTGRTHQLRVHAAHMDHPIIGDSKYFFSDSNWTLPGGIQNRLHLHARRIRIPHPSGGILDIVAPLPPHMVQSFNLLSFNERDAETE
- a CDS encoding ATP-binding cassette domain-containing protein is translated as MIDVNNVSKIYRSIDRGTGVTNKILSLFKPVYTNYHVLKDISFTLFSGQSLAILGANGAGKSTLIKILSGIQAVDKGSVKVLGSNPYKTKKDLFKQLGVVFGHKSCLWWDLPLRYSLDMIQPLYGLERASFIRDLKEITELLGLEPIMDKPVRMLSLGERVKSELAFNLSFRPKLLFLDEPSIGLDITSKHKIRELLTKLKKERGMGYIITSHDMGDIDGYVDDILLLHKGKKQFYGDLNTFKNMLPSLVRVTFFL
- a CDS encoding ABC-2 family transporter protein, which translates into the protein MLNLKNLLNHCFGMFFYARNGLLTVLSDRAMFFTDIVIGTLSPFIIQLLLWNALFSDTVNTINGFSFYDMMYYYAFALVLGRLNNGYNVIKFFSHHVKEGQLEVYLTKPFQYMTQMLFTFLGESVLYSIPLLALFVVKLVLSYENIWGLVITFLFFFLVVILSQLLCFLLSFGIALLSFWVIEYNILLSLSILSSALLGGVLLPPSFWPVWLIPLMQFNPYRFMISAPAEFFSTQNLALFQQFIFGSFAYILCLLFLIHIAWNKGMKAYNGAGG
- a CDS encoding ABC-2 family transporter protein is translated as MEQVVEMKIILHFISLNIRRQIVYGKNLTGEFILSLCYYFIQFIFIDRIASFSGRIGNYSRDELHLIFVVFVLLGIFLNIFTHSIETFFEKVADGKIEPYLIKPVSIGLLMLFGWCKPLNLIKLFVLYVSAYLFVSLPDMSDLKHRWISFIVAIFCVFIVNICFFMMFNFITFVTSRKMPVEYFHEMIYELSFVPIAIYPLNLVKWLLFMLPMAFSASLPVSLLLGKGEWDIEYLLLSAFLSIAMTFISYKKTIRQFNGLGG